The Fusarium oxysporum f. sp. lycopersici 4287 chromosome 1, whole genome shotgun sequence DNA segment GACATCTTCCAGGTCCCCGAGACCCTCCCCGAGGATGTCCTCGCCAAGATGCACGCTCCTCCCAAGCCCACCGATGTTCCTACCCTCGACGACCCCTCCGTCCTTGAGGGCTACGATGCCTTCCTCCTTGGTATCCCCACCCGTTACGGAAACTTCCCCGCCCAGTGGAAGGCTTTCTGGGACAAGACTGGCAAGCAGTGGGCTTCTGGTGGTTTCTGGGGCAAGATGGCCGGTATCTTCGTCTCTACCGCCTCCCAGGGTGGTGGTCAGGAGACCACTGCTCAGAACGCTATCTCCACCCTCACTCACCACGG contains these protein-coding regions:
- a CDS encoding minor allergen Alt a 7, translating into MAPKIAIVYYSMYGHIKQLAEAEKAGIEKAGGSADIFQVPETLPEDVLAKMHAPPKPTDVPTLDDPSVLEGYDAFLLGIPTRYGNFPAQWKAFWDKTGKQWASGGFWGKMAGIFVSTASQGGGQETTAQNAISTLTHHGIIYVPFGYAKAFGVLTDLSEVRGGSAWGAGTFAGGDGSRQPSAKELELAQIQGENFYQTVAKFTG